A genome region from Paradevosia shaoguanensis includes the following:
- a CDS encoding DHA2 family efflux MFS transporter permease subunit yields the protein MSQPNFGPPLDKASADPRRWVALAVLLLASFMNLIDVTIVNVALPSLQTNLGADSSHIEWVIAAYVLAFALGLLPFGRLGDIVGRKKMFLWGVSAFTLASALCGLAPTIEALIGARALQGIGAAMMTPQVLAIAQVTFPPQERGQAFSLFGLASGLASVCGPILGGVLISMNVAGLDWRPIFLVNVPFGILAVVAGTMLIHDVPGNNTLKNDYVGIGIFGVSILLLVYSLIEGRAFGWPVWIFGMMVLAAIGLALFTLWERNRARVGAPQLLNFDLLTNRTYMLGVLTMTIYASGIPGMFMVISLLFQAGFGLTPLESGLTNTPFSVGVLLISFVAGRLGSNYLKRRMAVAAFMLMIGMIWLHFIMTGLVDSIDRWAFMPPLFIAGMGLGLGFSSLFQAVLSGVPHRDAGSASGALQAFQQVGGALGVALVGQIFFSTLEGSFAAGAVPHSAFAGAAATAMYYQIASFGLVLLLVPFLRVIKQPHQGQAKSSPPPVVVEA from the coding sequence ATGTCCCAACCCAATTTCGGACCCCCGCTGGACAAGGCCTCGGCCGACCCGCGCCGGTGGGTCGCCCTGGCGGTGCTGCTGCTCGCCAGCTTCATGAACCTGATCGACGTCACCATCGTCAACGTGGCGCTCCCGAGCCTCCAGACCAATCTGGGCGCGGATTCGAGCCATATCGAATGGGTGATCGCCGCTTACGTCCTCGCCTTCGCCTTGGGCCTGCTGCCCTTCGGGCGTTTGGGCGATATCGTCGGTCGCAAGAAGATGTTTCTCTGGGGCGTCTCGGCCTTCACCCTGGCCTCCGCGCTTTGCGGCCTGGCGCCGACCATCGAGGCGCTGATCGGCGCTCGCGCCCTCCAGGGTATCGGCGCGGCGATGATGACCCCGCAGGTGCTGGCCATTGCCCAGGTCACCTTCCCACCGCAGGAGCGTGGGCAGGCCTTCTCGCTCTTCGGGCTGGCCTCCGGCCTGGCTTCGGTCTGCGGACCGATCCTGGGCGGTGTGCTGATCTCGATGAACGTGGCCGGCCTCGACTGGCGCCCGATCTTCCTCGTCAACGTGCCCTTCGGTATTCTCGCCGTGGTCGCCGGCACGATGCTCATCCACGACGTTCCGGGTAACAATACCCTCAAGAACGACTATGTCGGCATCGGCATCTTCGGTGTTTCCATCCTGCTGCTGGTCTATTCGCTGATCGAAGGCCGCGCCTTCGGCTGGCCGGTCTGGATCTTCGGCATGATGGTCCTTGCCGCCATCGGGCTCGCGCTCTTCACCCTCTGGGAGCGCAACCGGGCACGGGTCGGGGCGCCGCAGCTCCTCAATTTCGATCTCCTCACCAACCGCACCTACATGCTGGGCGTCCTCACCATGACCATCTATGCCTCGGGCATTCCGGGCATGTTCATGGTGATTTCGCTGCTGTTCCAGGCCGGCTTCGGTCTCACCCCGCTCGAATCGGGGCTCACCAACACCCCGTTCTCGGTCGGCGTGCTGCTGATCTCCTTCGTGGCCGGGCGACTTGGGTCCAACTATCTCAAGCGCCGCATGGCAGTGGCCGCATTCATGCTGATGATCGGCATGATCTGGCTGCATTTCATCATGACCGGCCTCGTCGATAGCATCGACCGCTGGGCGTTCATGCCGCCGCTCTTCATCGCCGGCATGGGGCTTGGCCTGGGCTTCTCCTCGCTGTTCCAGGCTGTGCTCTCGGGCGTGCCGCATCGCGATGCCGGCTCGGCGTCGGGCGCGCTCCAGGCCTTCCAGCAGGTGGGTGGCGCGCTGGGCGTGGCGCTGGTCGGGCAGATCTTCTTCTCGACCCTCGAAGGCTCCTTCGCTGCCGGCGCCGTGCCGCATTCGG